DNA from Orbaceae bacterium lpD01:
GGCTACGAAGTCTGGTTAGAACTGGGCCTGCAAACCGCGCATGATAAAACATTAAAAAGAATTAATCGTGGTCATACCTATGCCGACTATCATCAAACCGTACAAAAAGCCCGCCAGTTCGGTATCAAAGTCTGCACTCATTTAATTATCGGTTTTCCCAGCGAAACAGCCCATGACAATTTAGCCACTCTTTCACAAGTGCTCGACAGCGGTGTTGATGCGCTTAAATTGCATCCATTGCATATTGTTGAAGGGAGTATTATGGCCAAAGCCTGGCGAGCAGGTAAAATATCCCCCTTATCCTTAAGTGAGTATGTTGATATCGCCGGCGAATTAATTCGTCATACCCCCAAGCAGATCATATTCCATCGTATTTCTGCCAATGCCCGAAAACCGATGCTCTTGGCACCAGAGTGGTGTAGTAACCACTGGGAATCGATGAACGCGATAGATAAAAATTTAAGAGAATTTGGCGTACAAGGCGCAGCTTTAGGCGATCCTTATCGCTATGATCCGGCTTCAATCACAACTAATGACTAAACGCAAAATAAGTCGATAAGCACAAAATAATCACCTGTCTTATGCTAGAATAAGACCGATGTTTTTCAAAAAGGAAAGAGAGATTATGCTTTGGTTCAAAAATGCCATTGTTTACCAATTTAGTAAAGAGACCATACTGACGAAAGAGGCCTTAGAAACGGCACTCAAATCGATGCAATTTATCCCGTGCGGTAGTCAGGACATGAGTAAATTTGGCTGGGTATCCCCTTGTCTTAATGATAATTTAGTACTGGAGATGCAAGGACAGTTTTTGCTCAAAGCCAAGAAAGAGACCAAAATGCTCCCTTCATCGGTGGTTAAGCAAGCTTTACAGGTTAAAATCGATCATTTAGAACAGACACAACAACGAAAACTGAAAAAGATCGAGAAAGAGACCCTGAAAGAAGAAGTGCTGATCGATTTATTACCGAGAGCATTCAGTAAATATAATCATTACTGGTTGTGGATCGATACCAAAAGTCAGCGAGTCATTGTCGATAGCGCCAGTTACAAACAAGCCGAAGATCTCTTAGCGCTACTGCGTAAATGTCTGGGATCATTGCCACTCATTCCATTAGACAGCGAAATCCCCTTGGAACAACTCTTAACCAAATGGGTCAAAGAGAATCAATCGCTCCCGCCTTTTATACTCGGTGATGAAGCTGAGTTGAAAGATCCATTAGATGGTAATGGTATCATCCGTTGTAAACAACAAGAGCTGACGTCAGCAGAAATTATTATGCATATTGATGCGGGTAAACAAGTCACCAAGCTAAAATTGATTGAAGAAGCCTATGTAAATTTCATTTTACAAAGTGATATGACGATTAAGCGTCTTAAATATGATGCCAGCTTACTGGATAAAAACGAAGATATTGATCGTGCTGATATAGAAAAACGTCTTGAAGCCGATTTCTTAGTGATATCGGATGTTTTAAGAGATACTATTGAACACCTAATCAAAGCAATCGATATTTTAAATAGGAAATAAATTGCAAAAAACCGTAATTTTTGATAAAAATATAGGGCAACCATAAAAAACTACATGACTTATATTATATTTATCTTTATGATAGGTTGTCCAAAGGATAATATATTCATCTCAAAACAAATTATTTAATTGAGGTTTAAAATGAAAAAAACTACACTAGCTTTAGCAGTGGCAATTGCAAGCTTATCAACAGCAGCAATCGCTGCACAACCTTCAAACACTTTCTACGCAGGTGGTAAAGTGGGTTGGACTTCATTCCATAACGCTTCACTTGGTGACGATTTTGATAAATCTTCAAACGGTGTTGGCGGCGGTTTATTTCTTGGTTATCAAGCAAACCCGTACATGGCAATCGAATTAGGTTATGACTACTTAGGTCGTGCTAAATATAACAGCAACTCAGCAGATTTAGAAAACTCTAAATTCACTGTTCACGGTGCATCTTTAACAGGTAAATTAAGCTACCCTTTATCGTTCATCACTGATGATTTAGATTTCTACGTTCGTGCTGGTGGTTTCATCCATCACACTAAATTCAAAGGCAACGGATATGATAACGGCGACGTATCAATCTCTCCTGTCTATGCTGGTGGTTTCGACTATAAATTAACAGATAACTTATCTGCACGTATTGATTACCAATGGGTTAACAACATCGGTAACGACGGCCCAGCTGGCTACCGTCCAGATAACGCATTACTTGCGTTAGGTGTTTCTTATAACTTAGGCGGCCCAACAGCTAAACCACAACCAGTTGCATTAGCACTTCAAGAAAACCGTTTCGTATTAAACGAAGACGTATTATTTGATTATGCAAAAGCAACATTAAAACCAGAAGGTCAAACTGCACTTGACGGTTTATTAA
Protein-coding regions in this window:
- a CDS encoding TIGR01212 family radical SAM protein (This family includes YhcC from E. coli K-12, an uncharacterized radical SAM protein.), which codes for MQLHLVINTFGSDLVQRYGEKIYKLTLHGGFSCPNRDGLIGLGGCTFCNVASIIDESIQVQSIEAQLATQAQQMKKSKRYLAYFQAYTSTYAEVEQLKNMYEAALKSADIVGLCVGTRPDCVPDEALALLASYQQQGYEVWLELGLQTAHDKTLKRINRGHTYADYHQTVQKARQFGIKVCTHLIIGFPSETAHDNLATLSQVLDSGVDALKLHPLHIVEGSIMAKAWRAGKISPLSLSEYVDIAGELIRHTPKQIIFHRISANARKPMLLAPEWCSNHWESMNAIDKNLREFGVQGAALGDPYRYDPASITTND
- the rdgC gene encoding recombination-associated protein RdgC; translated protein: MLWFKNAIVYQFSKETILTKEALETALKSMQFIPCGSQDMSKFGWVSPCLNDNLVLEMQGQFLLKAKKETKMLPSSVVKQALQVKIDHLEQTQQRKLKKIEKETLKEEVLIDLLPRAFSKYNHYWLWIDTKSQRVIVDSASYKQAEDLLALLRKCLGSLPLIPLDSEIPLEQLLTKWVKENQSLPPFILGDEAELKDPLDGNGIIRCKQQELTSAEIIMHIDAGKQVTKLKLIEEAYVNFILQSDMTIKRLKYDASLLDKNEDIDRADIEKRLEADFLVISDVLRDTIEHLIKAIDILNRK
- the ompA gene encoding porin OmpA, producing the protein MKKTTLALAVAIASLSTAAIAAQPSNTFYAGGKVGWTSFHNASLGDDFDKSSNGVGGGLFLGYQANPYMAIELGYDYLGRAKYNSNSADLENSKFTVHGASLTGKLSYPLSFITDDLDFYVRAGGFIHHTKFKGNGYDNGDVSISPVYAGGFDYKLTDNLSARIDYQWVNNIGNDGPAGYRPDNALLALGVSYNLGGPTAKPQPVALALQENRFVLNEDVLFDYAKATLKPEGQTALDGLLKALVKINPTDGAIVVIGHTDPIGSANYNLKLSQERAQAVVDYLVAKGVPANVITARGVGKSEPLTGDKCNNLRGAELRACYAPDRRVEIEVKATNVKEVVIEKTAQGKIIDKTLPEVEVNNLK